The Apium graveolens cultivar Ventura chromosome 6, ASM990537v1, whole genome shotgun sequence genome contains a region encoding:
- the LOC141668515 gene encoding 11-beta-hydroxysteroid dehydrogenase A-like isoform X1: MFEDYEDVCDHKSVMDVNFRGSVYCTQFAIPHLKQSRGKIIVISSVLGWSNCPKLSIYGATKAALISFFETLRVEVGSEIGITIVTPGLVDSEITDNKFMSKGSYPDNSHTHKFPMILNFQPLVTFKSQVSISNVEFVAMESVEDLLEDLLSRADGVVHRSCFSEPGKTKTSYKYNQHLPVRESSSNDSLEHNTA, translated from the exons ATGTTTGAAGACTACGAGGATGTCTGTGATCACAAATCGGTTATG GATGTTAACTTTCGGGGCTCAGTATACTGCACTCAATTTGCAATTCCACACCTAAAACAGAGCAGAGGAAAAATTATTGTAATTAGTTCTGTATTGGGATGGTCCAATTGTCCGAAATTAAGCATTTATGGT GCGACAAAAGCAGCACTAATTAGTTTCTTTGAGACACTGCGAGTCGAGGTGGGATCAGAGATTGGGATAACTATTGTAACTCCCGGTCTAGTCGACTCGGAAATTACCGATAACAAGTTTATGTCAAAG GGCTCTTATCCTGATAACTCGCACACACACAAGTTTCCGATGATCTTGAACTTTCAACCTCTAGTTACCTTTAAAAGTCAAGTATCCATTTCCAATG TGGAATTTGTGGCAATGGAGTCTGTGGAAGATCTACTGGAAGATCTTTTGTCCAGAGCTGATGGAGTGGTTCACCGGTCTTGTTTTAGTGAGCCTGGCAAAACTAAAACCAGCTACAAGTATAACCAGCATTTGCCAGTGAGGGAAAGCAGCAGCAATGATAGTTTAGAACACAACACTGCATAA
- the LOC141668515 gene encoding 11-beta-hydroxysteroid dehydrogenase A-like isoform X2 has translation MFEDYEDVCDHKSVMDVNFRGSVYCTQFAIPHLKQSRGKIIVISSVLGWSNCPKLSIYGATKAALISFFETLRVEVGSEIGITIVTPGLVDSEITDNKFMSKWNLWQWSLWKIYWKIFCPELMEWFTGLVLVSLAKLKPATSITSICQ, from the exons ATGTTTGAAGACTACGAGGATGTCTGTGATCACAAATCGGTTATG GATGTTAACTTTCGGGGCTCAGTATACTGCACTCAATTTGCAATTCCACACCTAAAACAGAGCAGAGGAAAAATTATTGTAATTAGTTCTGTATTGGGATGGTCCAATTGTCCGAAATTAAGCATTTATGGT GCGACAAAAGCAGCACTAATTAGTTTCTTTGAGACACTGCGAGTCGAGGTGGGATCAGAGATTGGGATAACTATTGTAACTCCCGGTCTAGTCGACTCGGAAATTACCGATAACAAGTTTATGTCAAAG TGGAATTTGTGGCAATGGAGTCTGTGGAAGATCTACTGGAAGATCTTTTGTCCAGAGCTGATGGAGTGGTTCACCGGTCTTGTTTTAGTGAGCCTGGCAAAACTAAAACCAGCTACAAGTATAACCAGCATTTGCCAGTGA